A section of the Quatrionicoccus australiensis genome encodes:
- a CDS encoding YbaK/EbsC family protein, with product MSLQSVRDFFAARQLDIPIIELEVSTATVALAAEAHGVEAGRIAKTLAFRINGDQAILLVARGDARIDNRKFKDCFGKGKMLPAEEVVELTGHPVGGVCPFGLASELPIYLDQSLQAFDEVLPAAGAIHSAVRLSPALLAEITGGHWVDVCQPI from the coding sequence ATGAGCCTGCAATCCGTTCGCGACTTCTTCGCCGCCCGTCAGCTCGACATTCCCATCATTGAACTGGAAGTCAGTACCGCAACCGTGGCGTTGGCCGCCGAGGCGCACGGCGTCGAAGCCGGCCGTATCGCCAAGACGCTCGCTTTTCGCATCAATGGCGACCAGGCCATCCTGCTCGTCGCGCGCGGCGACGCGCGTATCGACAATCGCAAATTCAAGGACTGTTTCGGCAAGGGCAAGATGTTGCCGGCGGAAGAGGTTGTCGAACTGACCGGGCATCCAGTCGGCGGCGTCTGTCCCTTCGGCCTCGCCAGCGAACTGCCGATCTACCTCGACCAGTCGCTGCAGGCCTTCGATGAAGTCCTGCCCGCTGCCGGCGCCATCCACAGCGCGGTTCGGCTCAGCCCGGCATTGCTTGCGGAAATTACCGGCGGCCACTGGGTCGATGTCTGTCAGCCGATATAG
- a CDS encoding CsbD family protein: protein MSWEIDAEAWKLVGVKIKSRWGKINNVVLELINGRREVLVSQVEALYAVTPEEAENQVLSFEKHTKELRPKGVVA, encoded by the coding sequence ATGAGCTGGGAAATTGATGCGGAAGCCTGGAAGCTGGTCGGGGTCAAGATCAAGTCGCGCTGGGGCAAGATCAACAACGTCGTGCTGGAACTGATCAATGGCCGGCGCGAAGTGCTGGTCAGCCAGGTTGAGGCGCTCTACGCGGTGACCCCCGAAGAGGCTGAAAACCAGGTGCTGAGTTTCGAAAAGCACACCAAGGAACTTCGTCCCAAGGGTGTTGTTGCCTGA
- a CDS encoding aminotransferase-like domain-containing protein, whose protein sequence is MSAELLRYEKLAAELEGMISGGSLCHGDRLPSVRRLAVERRLSVSTVVQALHQLEGRGLVEARPQSGYFVRRVEPARAQPVLRPPPVEPVPVDVSQRLVRVLQAGAKPGMAPFAAALPAPGLLPLAALHRLYAGIARRQPKLLEGGSHINMDEPALVRQLVRRSLAWGGPLAAEEFVITNSCTEALGLCLRAVTKPGDTVAVESPAYYLMLQLLETLGLKALEIPTDPQTGISVEALDLATRDGAVAACLLVPNASNPLGSVMPDEKKRLLATLTASRGVAVIEDDIYGDLHFGSQRPWPIKAFDTSGNVMLCSSFSKSLTPSLRIGFVAAGRHRSAIALQKTITSGATNPLTQHVLAEYLASGAYERHLRSLRRSYESQVESMRQAVSRYFPAATRIAWPQGGFVLWVELPEVFDASRLHERAVAENLSFVPGELFSASGMYRNCLRLNCGNPHTPEIDDAVRRLGALIENP, encoded by the coding sequence ATGAGTGCGGAACTTTTGCGCTATGAAAAACTGGCGGCCGAACTGGAGGGCATGATCAGTGGTGGGAGCCTCTGCCACGGTGATCGTCTGCCGTCGGTGCGGCGCCTGGCCGTGGAGCGGCGTTTGTCGGTGTCCACGGTGGTGCAGGCTTTGCATCAACTGGAGGGCAGGGGGCTGGTCGAGGCCCGGCCGCAATCGGGTTACTTCGTGCGCCGGGTCGAGCCGGCACGGGCCCAGCCGGTGCTTCGGCCGCCGCCGGTCGAGCCGGTGCCGGTCGACGTCTCGCAGCGCCTGGTGCGTGTCCTGCAGGCCGGTGCCAAGCCGGGCATGGCGCCGTTTGCCGCTGCCTTGCCGGCGCCTGGGTTGTTGCCTCTGGCGGCATTGCACCGTTTATACGCGGGTATCGCCCGGCGGCAACCGAAACTTCTCGAAGGCGGTAGCCATATCAATATGGACGAGCCGGCCCTGGTCCGGCAGCTGGTTCGTCGTTCGCTGGCCTGGGGCGGACCGCTCGCGGCAGAGGAATTCGTCATCACCAATTCCTGTACCGAGGCGCTCGGGCTTTGCCTGCGGGCAGTGACCAAACCCGGCGATACGGTGGCCGTCGAGTCACCTGCCTATTATCTGATGCTGCAGTTGCTCGAAACGCTGGGTCTGAAGGCGCTGGAAATTCCGACCGATCCGCAGACCGGCATCTCGGTCGAGGCACTCGATCTGGCGACCCGCGATGGCGCGGTTGCTGCCTGTCTGCTGGTGCCCAATGCCAGCAATCCGCTGGGTAGTGTCATGCCTGACGAGAAAAAGCGCCTTCTGGCGACGTTGACCGCCAGCCGCGGTGTCGCGGTAATCGAGGATGATATTTATGGTGACCTGCATTTCGGCAGTCAGCGGCCGTGGCCGATCAAGGCCTTCGATACCTCCGGTAATGTCATGCTCTGTTCCTCCTTCTCGAAAAGCCTGACGCCGTCGCTGCGCATCGGTTTTGTCGCCGCCGGGCGGCACCGTTCGGCGATCGCGCTGCAGAAGACGATCACCAGCGGTGCCACCAATCCGCTGACCCAGCATGTGCTCGCCGAATATCTGGCGTCCGGCGCCTACGAGCGGCATCTGCGCAGTTTGCGGCGCAGCTACGAAAGCCAGGTTGAAAGCATGCGGCAGGCGGTCAGCCGCTATTTTCCGGCAGCTACCCGGATCGCCTGGCCGCAGGGTGGCTTCGTGCTTTGGGTCGAGTTGCCGGAGGTGTTCGACGCTTCGCGCCTGCATGAGCGGGCGGTAGCCGAAAATCTTTCCTTTGTGCCCGGCGAACTCTTTTCCGCCAGCGGTATGTACCGCAATTGCCTGCGTCTCAATTGCGGCAATCCGCATACGCCGGAAATCGATGATGCCGTGCGCCGTCTCGGTGCCTTGATTGAAAACCCGTAA
- the ribB gene encoding 3,4-dihydroxy-2-butanone-4-phosphate synthase — MYQNSLNDSSESVAKSGENTVEQAIAAIRAGQPVIMLDDDDREDEADLVMAAQHVTVPWMARFIRDCSGIVCLCLDNRIADRLELPPMVAANTSRHGTPFTVSLEARHGVTTGVSAADRTVTVLLAAAENARAEEFARPGHIFPLRAHDQRVHGRRGHTEGSVLIAELAGLRPAAILCELMNDDGTMLRGQQVRDYAERHGLVIVSVAALADYTRRVAV; from the coding sequence ATGTATCAAAACAGCCTCAACGACTCTTCCGAGTCCGTCGCCAAATCTGGCGAAAACACCGTCGAACAGGCCATCGCGGCCATTCGCGCCGGCCAGCCGGTGATCATGCTCGACGATGACGATCGCGAGGACGAAGCCGACCTGGTGATGGCCGCGCAGCACGTCACGGTGCCGTGGATGGCCCGCTTCATCCGCGACTGCAGCGGCATTGTCTGCCTCTGCCTCGACAACCGCATCGCCGACCGCCTCGAACTGCCGCCCATGGTGGCCGCCAACACCAGCCGCCACGGCACGCCGTTCACGGTGTCGCTGGAAGCGCGGCACGGCGTGACGACCGGCGTTTCGGCGGCCGATCGCACGGTGACGGTGCTGCTCGCTGCGGCCGAGAATGCGCGGGCCGAGGAATTCGCCCGGCCCGGCCACATCTTCCCGCTACGTGCCCACGATCAGCGCGTGCATGGCCGGCGCGGTCATACCGAGGGCTCGGTGCTGATCGCCGAGCTGGCCGGTCTGCGCCCGGCGGCAATTCTTTGTGAATTGATGAACGACGACGGCACGATGTTGCGCGGCCAGCAGGTGCGCGACTACGCCGAACGGCACGGCCTGGTCATCGTCTCGGTGGCGGCGCTGGCCGATTACACGCGGCGCGTCGCGGTCTAG
- a CDS encoding PqiB family protein has protein sequence MSEALETPPQPGKPGILERRRFPSLIWLVPLVAALIGLSMLVHAWLSAGPEITIAFQAATGLDAGKTPVKYKDVTVGLVSRISLSEDGSHVLVAVSMDKSAENLVRADSRFWIVRPRIGLAGVSGIDTLFSGAYIGIDAGQSEASGKNFIGLETPPTIINGAPGKSFVLHADDLGSLDIGSPIYYRRIQVGRLASYQLDPDGRGVSLQIFIDAPYDSFVGAQTRFWNASGIDVALGANGLKLNTQSLTTLLAGGIAFATPAFAAAEKSGAAQTVYELAKDQQAAMAPPDGPAQYIELHFERSLPGLSIGAPVQFAGQELGRVVSINLDYDPVKQRFPSVVGIELYPLRLGRALDKLPKTREGTDPALFMRRMVEHGLRAQARSANLLTGQLYIAIDFVSNAPKVAFDITARPLILPTINGDFDQLQEQVANIVAKVDKIPLDSIGRHLDASLVSLDQTLKQTNAQVLPEATRTLQQAQQSLGSAQGMLADDAPLQQNLNQTLLEVRRAAQSVRELTDLLGRHPESLLRGRPDDPKPAPAGARLPANTQESSP, from the coding sequence ATGAGTGAAGCTCTTGAAACGCCGCCCCAACCCGGCAAGCCCGGCATTCTTGAACGGCGTCGATTTCCCTCGCTGATTTGGCTGGTGCCGCTCGTTGCCGCGCTGATCGGCCTCTCCATGCTCGTTCATGCCTGGCTTTCGGCCGGGCCGGAGATCACGATCGCTTTTCAGGCGGCGACCGGTCTGGATGCCGGCAAAACGCCGGTGAAATACAAGGATGTGACGGTTGGACTGGTCTCCAGAATCAGCTTGAGTGAAGACGGCTCGCACGTACTCGTGGCGGTGTCCATGGACAAGAGTGCGGAAAACCTGGTGCGCGCCGACTCGCGCTTCTGGATCGTGCGTCCGCGCATCGGTCTGGCTGGCGTATCGGGAATCGATACCTTGTTCTCTGGCGCTTACATTGGCATCGATGCGGGGCAGTCCGAAGCGTCTGGCAAGAATTTCATCGGTCTGGAAACGCCGCCGACGATTATCAACGGGGCGCCCGGCAAGAGTTTCGTGCTGCATGCCGATGACCTCGGCTCACTGGATATCGGCTCGCCGATTTACTACCGGCGTATCCAGGTCGGGCGTCTTGCATCGTATCAACTCGACCCGGACGGGCGCGGGGTCAGCTTGCAGATTTTCATCGATGCGCCTTACGACAGTTTCGTTGGCGCCCAGACGCGCTTCTGGAATGCGAGCGGGATTGATGTCGCACTCGGCGCCAATGGCCTGAAGCTCAATACGCAATCGCTGACGACCTTGCTGGCCGGCGGCATTGCTTTTGCTACTCCGGCCTTTGCCGCAGCGGAAAAATCGGGCGCGGCACAAACCGTGTATGAACTGGCGAAGGATCAGCAGGCGGCGATGGCACCTCCCGACGGCCCGGCGCAGTACATCGAACTGCATTTCGAACGTTCGTTGCCGGGCTTGTCGATTGGCGCCCCGGTTCAGTTCGCCGGCCAGGAGCTCGGGCGCGTCGTCTCGATCAATCTCGACTACGACCCGGTCAAACAGCGCTTTCCCTCGGTGGTTGGCATCGAACTCTATCCGCTGCGCCTCGGCCGGGCCCTGGATAAACTGCCCAAAACCAGGGAGGGAACCGATCCGGCATTGTTCATGCGGCGTATGGTGGAGCACGGTTTGCGTGCCCAGGCCCGCTCTGCGAACCTGCTGACGGGGCAACTCTATATCGCGATCGACTTCGTTTCGAATGCGCCGAAGGTGGCTTTCGACATCACGGCGCGCCCGCTCATCTTGCCGACCATCAACGGTGATTTCGATCAGTTGCAGGAGCAAGTGGCGAACATCGTCGCCAAGGTCGACAAGATTCCCCTGGACTCGATCGGTCGTCATCTCGATGCCAGCCTGGTCAGCCTGGATCAGACCTTGAAGCAAACCAATGCGCAAGTCTTGCCCGAAGCGACCCGCACACTGCAACAAGCACAACAGAGCCTGGGCAGCGCGCAAGGCATGCTTGCCGACGATGCGCCGTTACAACAGAACCTGAACCAGACCTTGCTGGAAGTTCGGCGCGCCGCGCAGTCGGTGCGGGAACTGACCGACTTGTTGGGGCGCCATCCGGAGTCCTTGCTGCGCGGCCGGCCGGATGACCCTAAACCCGCCCCGGCCGGGGCTCGTCTCCCGGCCAATACCCAGGAGTCTTCGCCATGA
- the purL gene encoding phosphoribosylformylglycinamidine synthase — translation MADILCLKGDAAFSAFRLQRLQARLVAAVSDIESVLADYWHVVAQKRALNADERAKLATLLEEKAAGSDAGELFLVAPRIGTISPWSSKATDIAWNCDLDAIERIERVIAFHVVVKNNRALSADEKKTVAGLLHDRMTDSVLPGFEAAGELFRHFEPKPLNTVDVLQGGKTALVAANGSLGLALSDDEIDYLLDVFTKAGRNPTDVELMMFAQANSEHCRHKIFNASWVIDGEKKDKTLFGMIRETHAAAPQGTIMAYADNASIIEGATIQRFYPDADRGYSYKEELTHILTKVETHNHPTAISPFPGASTGSGGEIRDEGATGKGSKPKAGLCGFSVSNLNLPDAPQPWEHAYGRPSRIASALDIMLEGPIGAAAFNNEFGRPNLTGYFRTYEQDVAGTVRGYHKPIMIAGGLGSIQAEQSFKEETFPVGTKFIQLGGPGMLIGLGGGAASSMTAGSNAEDLDFASVQRGNPEIQRRAQEVIDRCWQMGKNNPILSVHDVGAGGVSNALPELAHSGGVGAIFDLRKVPTEEPGMSPAEIWSNESQERYVLAIPPNRIAEFQAMCERERCPFAVVGEATGDGHLTVTDDHFGVNPVDMEMEALLGKPPRMTRDVTHQPETFVSFDAASIELKDAAYRLMRLPTIADKTFLISIGDRSVGGMTARDQMVGPWQVPVADVAVTTMGYQGYLGEAFAMGERTPLAVFDAPASGRMAIGEALTNLAAADVGALAKVKLSANWMAPCGVAGEDARLFDTVEAVSDLCKAIGVSIPVGKDSLSMRTAWEDQGVKKQVVSPLSLVVTSFAAVDDVRKTKTPQLAVDQGETELLLLDLGQNRLGGSCLAQVYNATGSDAPDVDEPAKLKGLFDAVQKLNRDDLLLAYHDRSDGGLFVAACEMAFATRRGVSLDLDGICYDAGAGDVDGSEKLTNLLAGRDFENIVRALFNEELGALIQIRRADREKVTPILRACGVPYHFVGTMNEWDEIRVTRNAKRVLREKRVDLQRAWSETSYQMQAMRDNPSCAQQEFDRILDVTDPGLTPKLTFDPQEDFTKVYQDVSGRPRVAILREQGVNSHYEMAAAFDRAGFASVDVHMSDILAGRVSLKDFKGLVACGGFSYGDVLGAGLGWARTILMHDGCRDEFAAFFNRKDTFALGVCNGCQMMSALKSIIPGAEHWPAFRRNKVEQFEARFVMTEILDSPSIFFAGMEGSQVPIVVSHGEGRAVFDNADDQSKVLSAVRYVDNKGEPTEVYPYNPNGSPNGLTAVTTADGRFTIMMPHPERVFRSVQMSWHPENWGEDSPWLRMFRNARRWVG, via the coding sequence ATGGCCGACATTCTTTGCCTCAAGGGCGACGCCGCCTTTTCCGCCTTCCGTCTGCAACGCCTGCAAGCCCGCCTGGTGGCGGCCGTGTCGGATATCGAATCGGTGCTTGCCGATTACTGGCATGTCGTGGCGCAGAAACGTGCCCTGAATGCCGACGAGCGCGCCAAGCTGGCGACGCTGCTGGAAGAGAAGGCCGCCGGTTCCGATGCCGGCGAGCTGTTCCTGGTTGCACCGCGCATCGGCACCATTTCGCCGTGGTCTTCCAAGGCGACCGACATCGCCTGGAATTGCGACCTCGATGCCATCGAGCGTATCGAACGCGTCATCGCCTTCCATGTGGTGGTGAAAAACAATCGCGCCCTGAGCGCCGACGAAAAGAAGACTGTCGCCGGCCTGCTGCACGACCGCATGACCGATTCCGTGTTGCCCGGCTTTGAAGCCGCTGGCGAACTGTTCCGCCATTTCGAGCCGAAGCCGCTCAATACGGTCGACGTGCTCCAGGGCGGCAAAACCGCGCTGGTCGCCGCCAATGGCTCGCTCGGCCTGGCGCTGTCCGACGACGAAATCGATTACCTGCTCGACGTGTTCACCAAGGCCGGCCGCAACCCGACCGACGTCGAGCTGATGATGTTCGCGCAGGCCAATTCCGAACACTGCCGCCACAAAATTTTCAACGCGTCGTGGGTGATCGACGGCGAGAAGAAGGACAAGACGCTGTTCGGCATGATCCGCGAAACGCATGCCGCCGCGCCGCAAGGCACGATCATGGCCTACGCCGACAACGCCTCGATCATCGAAGGCGCGACCATCCAGCGTTTCTACCCGGATGCCGATCGCGGCTACAGCTACAAGGAAGAGCTGACCCACATCCTGACCAAGGTCGAGACGCACAACCACCCGACCGCCATTTCGCCCTTCCCGGGCGCGTCGACCGGTAGCGGTGGTGAAATCCGCGACGAAGGTGCCACCGGCAAGGGGTCCAAGCCGAAGGCCGGCCTCTGCGGCTTCTCGGTCTCCAACCTGAATCTGCCGGATGCCCCGCAGCCCTGGGAACATGCCTACGGCCGCCCGTCGCGCATCGCCTCGGCGCTCGACATCATGCTCGAAGGCCCGATCGGTGCTGCTGCCTTCAATAACGAATTCGGCCGTCCGAACCTGACCGGCTATTTCCGTACCTATGAGCAGGACGTCGCCGGCACGGTGCGCGGCTACCACAAGCCGATCATGATCGCCGGCGGTCTGGGTTCCATTCAGGCCGAGCAGTCGTTCAAGGAAGAAACCTTCCCGGTCGGCACCAAGTTCATCCAGCTCGGTGGCCCCGGCATGCTGATCGGCCTCGGTGGCGGTGCCGCCTCGTCGATGACGGCCGGCTCGAACGCCGAAGACCTCGATTTCGCCTCCGTTCAGCGCGGCAACCCGGAAATCCAGCGCCGCGCCCAAGAGGTGATCGACCGCTGCTGGCAGATGGGCAAGAACAATCCGATTTTGTCGGTGCATGACGTCGGTGCCGGTGGCGTTTCCAACGCCCTGCCGGAACTCGCCCATTCGGGCGGCGTCGGCGCCATTTTCGATCTGCGCAAGGTGCCGACCGAAGAGCCGGGCATGTCGCCGGCCGAAATCTGGTCCAACGAATCGCAGGAACGCTACGTGCTGGCCATTCCGCCGAACCGTATCGCCGAATTCCAGGCCATGTGCGAGCGCGAGCGCTGCCCGTTTGCCGTGGTCGGCGAAGCCACCGGCGACGGCCACCTGACCGTGACCGACGACCATTTCGGCGTCAATCCGGTCGACATGGAAATGGAAGCCCTTTTGGGCAAGCCGCCGCGCATGACGCGCGACGTGACGCACCAGCCGGAAACCTTCGTTTCCTTCGACGCCGCGTCCATCGAACTCAAGGACGCCGCCTATCGCCTGATGCGTCTGCCGACCATTGCCGACAAGACCTTCCTGATTTCGATCGGCGATCGCTCGGTCGGCGGCATGACGGCGCGCGACCAGATGGTCGGTCCGTGGCAGGTGCCGGTGGCTGACGTCGCCGTCACCACCATGGGTTACCAGGGTTACCTCGGCGAAGCCTTCGCGATGGGCGAGCGTACGCCGCTCGCCGTCTTCGACGCGCCGGCTTCCGGCCGCATGGCGATCGGCGAAGCGCTGACCAACCTGGCTGCCGCCGATGTTGGCGCACTAGCCAAGGTCAAACTCTCGGCCAACTGGATGGCGCCGTGCGGCGTCGCTGGTGAAGATGCCCGCCTGTTCGACACCGTCGAAGCCGTTTCCGACCTGTGCAAGGCGATCGGTGTGTCGATCCCGGTCGGCAAGGATTCGCTGTCGATGCGTACCGCCTGGGAAGATCAGGGCGTCAAGAAACAAGTCGTCTCGCCGCTGTCGCTGGTGGTGACGTCTTTCGCAGCGGTCGACGACGTGCGCAAGACCAAAACGCCGCAACTGGCTGTCGATCAGGGTGAAACCGAACTGCTGCTGCTCGACCTCGGCCAGAACCGCCTCGGCGGCTCCTGCCTGGCGCAGGTTTACAACGCCACCGGCAGCGATGCGCCGGATGTCGATGAACCGGCCAAGCTCAAGGGCCTGTTCGATGCCGTGCAGAAACTCAATCGTGATGATTTGCTGCTGGCCTACCACGACCGTTCCGACGGCGGCCTGTTCGTTGCTGCCTGCGAAATGGCCTTCGCGACGCGTCGCGGCGTGTCGCTCGATCTCGACGGCATTTGCTACGACGCCGGTGCCGGCGACGTCGATGGTTCCGAGAAGCTGACCAACCTGCTGGCCGGTCGCGATTTCGAAAACATTGTGCGCGCGCTGTTCAACGAAGAACTCGGCGCCCTGATCCAGATCCGCCGTGCCGACCGCGAAAAGGTCACGCCGATTCTGCGCGCCTGTGGTGTGCCGTACCACTTCGTTGGCACCATGAACGAGTGGGACGAAATCCGCGTCACCCGCAACGCCAAGCGCGTGCTGCGCGAAAAGCGTGTCGACCTGCAGCGTGCCTGGTCGGAGACCAGTTACCAGATGCAGGCCATGCGCGACAACCCGAGCTGCGCGCAGCAGGAGTTCGACCGCATTCTCGACGTCACCGATCCCGGCCTGACGCCGAAGCTGACTTTCGATCCGCAGGAAGATTTCACCAAGGTTTATCAGGACGTCAGCGGTCGTCCGCGCGTCGCCATCCTGCGCGAGCAGGGCGTCAACAGCCATTACGAAATGGCTGCCGCCTTCGACCGCGCCGGTTTCGCCTCGGTCGACGTGCATATGAGTGACATTCTCGCCGGCCGCGTCAGCCTCAAGGACTTCAAGGGTCTGGTCGCCTGCGGCGGCTTCTCCTACGGTGACGTACTCGGCGCCGGCCTCGGCTGGGCGCGGACCATCCTGATGCATGACGGCTGCCGCGACGAATTCGCCGCCTTCTTCAACCGGAAAGATACGTTTGCTCTCGGCGTCTGCAACGGTTGCCAGATGATGAGCGCGCTCAAGTCGATCATCCCCGGTGCGGAACACTGGCCGGCTTTCCGTCGCAACAAGGTCGAGCAGTTCGAGGCACGTTTCGTGATGACCGAAATCCTCGATTCGCCGTCGATCTTCTTCGCCGGCATGGAAGGCTCGCAAGTGCCGATCGTCGTCTCGCACGGCGAAGGCCGCGCTGTCTTCGATAACGCCGATGATCAGAGCAAGGTGCTGTCGGCCGTGCGCTACGTCGACAACAAGGGCGAACCGACCGAAGTCTATCCGTACAACCCGAACGGTTCGCCGAACGGTTTGACGGCGGTGACCACAGCTGACGGCCGCTTCACGATCATGATGCCGCACCCGGAACGCGTCTTCCGCAGCGTGCAGATGTCCTGGCACCCCGAAAACTGGGGCGAGGATTCGCCGTGGCTGCGCATGTTCCGCAACGCGCGGCGCTGGGTGGGTTGA
- a CDS encoding RNA methyltransferase — MQTITRNQAVRDCTGYACIGLDNPKGPENVGAIMRAAGCYGVNSVFYTGKRYERAAEFRTDTKQVHLQLPLIGVDDLQLVIPFGCTPVAIEIHPDAKPLTEYRHPERAFYIFGPEDGSLKKKVTSWCKDIIYIPTHGCMNLAATVNVVLYDRMLKAGGWRPGAD, encoded by the coding sequence ATGCAAACCATCACCAGAAACCAGGCCGTCCGCGACTGCACCGGCTATGCCTGCATCGGCCTCGACAACCCGAAGGGCCCGGAAAACGTCGGCGCCATCATGCGCGCCGCCGGCTGCTACGGCGTCAATTCGGTCTTCTACACCGGCAAGCGCTACGAACGCGCCGCCGAGTTCCGCACCGACACCAAGCAGGTGCATCTGCAATTGCCGCTGATCGGCGTCGACGACCTGCAACTGGTGATTCCTTTCGGCTGCACGCCGGTCGCCATCGAAATTCACCCCGATGCCAAGCCGCTCACCGAATATCGCCACCCGGAACGCGCCTTCTACATCTTCGGGCCGGAAGACGGCAGCCTGAAAAAGAAGGTGACGTCCTGGTGCAAGGACATCATCTACATCCCGACGCACGGCTGCATGAATCTCGCCGCCACCGTCAATGTCGTGCTCTACGACCGCATGCTCAAGGCCGGCGGCTGGCGCCCCGGCGCCGACTGA
- a CDS encoding O-acetyl-ADP-ribose deacetylase has protein sequence MTAATYSYCDDRIHLTVGDLTEQAVDVIINAANSSLLGGGGVDGAIHRAGGPAILEACRILRQSDWPDGLPTGQVAITTGGKLAAPYVIHTVGPIYGQHASNEAVLLAACYRNAIELAARLGLRRIAFPAISTGVYGYPPELAAGVVSRTLSEVLASGVAVDEIRLVFFNEQQMASFVTHQQFPR, from the coding sequence ATGACCGCCGCCACATACTCTTATTGTGATGACCGCATCCACCTGACTGTCGGTGACCTGACCGAACAAGCCGTCGACGTCATCATCAATGCCGCCAACAGCAGCCTGCTCGGTGGCGGTGGTGTCGATGGCGCCATCCACCGAGCAGGCGGACCGGCCATCCTCGAAGCCTGCCGTATCTTGCGGCAAAGCGACTGGCCCGACGGTCTGCCGACCGGTCAGGTTGCCATCACTACAGGTGGCAAACTGGCGGCACCTTACGTCATCCACACGGTGGGCCCGATTTACGGCCAGCACGCCAGCAACGAAGCGGTGCTACTCGCCGCCTGCTATCGCAACGCCATTGAACTGGCGGCTCGACTTGGTCTAAGACGCATCGCCTTTCCGGCCATTTCGACCGGCGTTTATGGCTACCCGCCGGAATTGGCCGCCGGCGTCGTCTCGCGCACGTTAAGCGAGGTTCTCGCCAGCGGTGTAGCGGTCGACGAGATCAGACTGGTGTTTTTCAACGAGCAGCAGATGGCGAGCTTCGTCACCCACCAGCAATTTCCTCGCTAA
- a CDS encoding DUF2917 domain-containing protein, translating to MQNTAQAGEIFVQENRPLQLRGAMTIRCTGGTVWITSAGEKRDIFLSTGQSHYSQNDGLTLIEGIGDGWIRLEKNAPAARWQRIRTAARYLWRKLLSRTGRVASGPGWFA from the coding sequence ATGCAAAACACAGCGCAAGCGGGTGAAATATTCGTCCAGGAAAACAGGCCTCTGCAACTGCGCGGTGCCATGACGATCCGCTGCACGGGCGGCACGGTCTGGATCACCTCCGCGGGAGAAAAACGCGATATTTTCCTGTCGACCGGACAAAGCCATTACAGCCAGAACGATGGCCTGACGCTGATCGAAGGGATTGGTGACGGATGGATACGACTGGAAAAGAATGCGCCAGCGGCACGCTGGCAGCGAATCAGGACGGCCGCCAGATACCTCTGGCGAAAACTGCTCAGTCGAACAGGTCGGGTTGCATCGGGGCCAGGTTGGTTCGCTTGA
- a CDS encoding PqiC family protein — translation MNRFLSWGLLTACGLGLAGCASSPVHYYTLMAPASASSAPNKPPVAFRLEVLPVGMPVLIDRQALVVRQGENGVAILDSERWTAPFSDELRDALSSNLARKLATQDLAGLPRAKGGRVLRVKLQVRRLDAWLGQQVQLEADWTLSFAGDTTNSPLTCRAQFDVAAPGSYPQLVSAQQHAITLLAEGIAADARNFADSPRTACSTP, via the coding sequence ATGAACCGCTTTCTTTCCTGGGGACTGCTGACCGCGTGCGGGCTGGGTCTGGCGGGTTGCGCATCCTCGCCGGTGCATTATTACACGCTGATGGCGCCCGCTTCGGCGAGCAGCGCCCCGAACAAGCCGCCGGTTGCCTTCCGGCTCGAGGTTTTGCCGGTCGGCATGCCCGTCTTGATCGATCGGCAAGCCCTGGTCGTCCGGCAGGGAGAGAACGGTGTCGCCATACTCGATAGCGAACGCTGGACGGCGCCTTTCAGTGATGAACTTCGCGACGCATTGTCGAGCAATCTGGCCCGCAAGCTGGCGACGCAGGATCTTGCGGGGCTACCCCGTGCCAAGGGCGGGCGCGTTTTGCGCGTGAAACTCCAGGTGCGTCGTCTGGATGCCTGGCTTGGTCAACAGGTTCAGCTCGAAGCGGATTGGACGCTGAGTTTTGCCGGCGACACCACAAATAGCCCGCTGACTTGCCGCGCCCAATTCGACGTCGCGGCACCCGGCAGCTATCCCCAGCTGGTCAGTGCCCAGCAGCACGCAATAACGCTGCTCGCGGAAGGGATTGCGGCGGATGCCCGGAATTTTGCGGATTCGCCCCGTACGGCTTGCAGTACGCCGTAA